One window from the genome of Pyxicephalus adspersus chromosome 6, UCB_Pads_2.0, whole genome shotgun sequence encodes:
- the PKIG gene encoding cAMP-dependent protein kinase inhibitor gamma: MDVESAYGEFITCDRTGRRNAVPDIKGECGSTGARELSKDIEDLSIQGAEGQEGSASSDTGQEQSPKAQDGSSPS, from the exons ATGGACGTGGAGTCGGCTTACGGTGAATTTATAACGTGTGACAGAACTGGCAGACGCAACGCAGTGCCTGACATCAAGGGGGAATGTGGCTCAACGGGGGCAAGGGAACTTTCCAAGGATATAGAAGACCTGTCCATTCAAGGAGCAG AAGGACAGGAAGGGTCAGCGTCTTCAGACACTGGGCAGGAGCAGAGCCCAAAAGCACAAGATGGTAGCTCACCGTCATGA